A window from Leptidea sinapis chromosome 11, ilLepSina1.1, whole genome shotgun sequence encodes these proteins:
- the LOC126966935 gene encoding coatomer subunit beta'-like isoform X2, with translation MEPQRRKVAGPVAPSSMKAARKSFMVTNTDTNKDIMCCKYTEDTREIAAGFTDGSIRLFDCMNGNCTHTLMDDECRSYPGPVTAIKHRPVSKAHPISNTILSSYVNGCIKCWTYKYNQCIYTIREKRQTLGLCYHPRFTKFVTYGDDAKLNMYDEEAQTQERTFYSSQRKGIIDGHTSRIFACVFNPKSHHELISGGWDDVVVCWDDRQPFATKYFTGVHMCGEGLDFDKPGKQILTCSWQDKDSIQIWDYGSCKLIETIVPDNHNCKLYCGKLVPQTNLAICGGSDANILRVVDINLKMTECSIRNNPGAIYCIDFGTVRRKPTKVPDTYKKVSEIQSIPRVALVTGKRLQIVDFG, from the exons tgacacaaataaagatattatgtgTTGTAAATATACTGAAGATACAAGAGAGATCGCTGCTGGGTTCACCGATGGCTCGATTAGATTGTTCGACTGTATGAATGGCAACTGCACTCATACACTAATGGACGACGAATGCCGGTCGTATCCTGGTCCAGTCACGGCTATCAAACATAGACCCGTTAGTAAAGCGCATCCCATCTCCAACACCATATTGTCATCtt ACGTGAATGGATGTATTAAATGTTGGACTTACAAGTACAACCAATGTATATACACAATACGTGAGAAAAGACAAACGTTGGGGCTTTGTTATCATCCACGGTTTACAAAGTTTGTTACTTATGGAGATGACGCGAAGCTAAATATGTATGACGAGGAAGCTCAAACTCAGGAGAGGACATTTTATTCCag TCAAAGAAAAGGCATCATCGACGGTCACACGTCCAGAATATTTGCTTGTGTTTTCAATCCAAAATCACATCACGAACTCATATCTGGAGGGTGGGATGACGTTGTCGTGTGTTGGGATGATAGACAACCTTTCGCAACTAAATATTTTACGGGTGTGCATATGTGTGGAGAAGGACTTGATTTCGATAAGCCAGGAAAACAG ATACTGACGTGCTCTTGGCAAGACAAAGACAGCATACAAATATGGGATTATGGCTCGTGCAAACTAATTGAAACGATAGTCCCGGATAATCATAACTGCAAACTATACTGCGGAAAGTTAGTTCCGCAAACAAATTTGGCTATCTGCGGTGGTTCGGATGCGAATATATTAAGAGTTGTCgacattaatttgaaaatg ACAGAATGTTCAATACGGAATAACCCAGGTGCAATTTACTGTATCGATTTTGGAACGGTGAGGAGAAAACCAACTAAAGTTCCCGATACGTACAAGAAAGTCAGCGAGATCCAGAGCATCCCACGTGTCGCACTCGTTACGGGGAAGAGATTGCAAATAGTTGATTTTGGATAA
- the LOC126966917 gene encoding protein phosphatase Slingshot isoform X2, producing the protein MVAFSLNECYFANKGAALVLARGCVERRRSPARVPPQPDIHHHLQAMFYLVRPEDTLKMAVKLESAHSGRTRYLVVVCRGDEAALLGIDCNERTSVGLVRRVLADTSIKLDGDGGFSVCVCNQQHIFKPVSVQAMWSALQTLHRASARARELNHFAGGSSHGWCGFYESRVDSDRSCLNEWHAMDSIESRRPPSPDSLRHKPMERGETERIIRCTLKEIMMSVDLDEVTSKGIRSRLEDELDMDLGEYKSFLDQEMITILGQMDAPTEIFDHVYLGSEWNASNLEELQKNGVRHILNVTREIDNFFPGMFDYLNIRVYDDDKTDLLKHWDNTFKYISKARNEGSKVLVHCKMGISRSASVVIAYAMKAFNWNFDRALKHVKTKRSCIKPNNNFLNQLETYQGILDAMKNKEKLQRSKSETNLKSPKSASKLENKITDPTPLALALTGSYSGRPRSWSPDTKLASELLPPTSVSLENLASETRHMLMPCASGSYSVSPNQIMRLKEDGAPSVKHIVNEIENAASSDRKDIPRRQQRLNFTNFIDSLSISNMGDAGAKRQSGPSRSATQKYPETDIETNKINTWDPGEVPGFIGEDIQSADDSDNIVKSDSGMMDVKLRSGDVPVGSAERTHDGSPGRQGSWSSGPELWRRASGGSRHSRTAHSSGVIRDETERPKERPEERERPADPPGQKASDLSIISEHTEPRPPRPPGDISANERRFNETCAILKELASATARMERARDSGASTWGGRLAASAPAGTGLRAAPRRRRAAGSLGDLPRAAGLVSNLKKEFEARCDRPLRCDQPGRCDQPVRCDQPGRCDQPVRCDQPVRCDQPGRCDQPVRCDQPVRCDQPGRARSESCESRPRAAHDARSKKCKLAPPPARALCGVSGERPAAPLDYGDLVVSTVMSKAQSKKKQLQHGKTHPLTRLNLNRSNNRCSNPVYNTM; encoded by the exons GCGGTGAAATTGGAGAGCGCTCACAGCGGGCGTACGCGCTACCTGGTGGTTGTGTGCCGCGGGGATGAGGCGGCTCTACTCGGTATCGACTGCAACGAGCGTACCTCCGTGGGGCTGGTGCGACGCGTGCTGGCAGACACCTCCATCAAGCTGGACGGGGACGG GGGTTTTAGCGTATGTGTGTGCAACCAACAACACATATTTAAACCGGTGTCGGTGCAAGCTATGTG GTCTGCGCTACAAACCCTGCACCGCGCCAGTGCCAGGGCGCGGGAGCTGAACCACTTCGCCGGCGGCAGCTCGCACGGCTGGTGCGGCTTCTACGAGAGCCGCGTGGACTCGGACCGCTCCTGCCTCAACGAGTGGCACGCCATGGACTCCATCGAGTCCCGGCGACCGCCTTCGCCGGACTCGCTGAGGCATAA ACCCATGGAACGAGGTGAAACAGAGCGCATAATTAGATGTACCCTGAAGGAAATAATGATGAGCGTGGATCTCGATGAAGTGACAAGCAAAGGCATCCGAAGTCGGCTAGAAGATGAACTGGATATGGACTTGGGAGAGTACAAGTCTTTTTTAGACCAGGAGATGATAACAATACTTGGACAAATGGATGCACCCACAGAGATATTTGATCACGTCTACCTAGGCTCCGAATGGAATGCCAGCAATTTAGAAGAACTGCAGAAAAATGG AGTTCGGCATATATTGAATGTTACAAGAGAAATAGATAATTTTTTTCCCGGCATGTTTGACTATCTAAACATACGAGTGTATGATGACGATAAGACTGACCTTTTAAAACATTGGGATAAcacgtttaaatatataagtaaggCCAGGAATGAGGGATCCAAAGTATTAGTTCATTGTAAAATGGGCATCAGTCGATCCGCGTCCGTGGTCATCGCTTATGCCATGAAGGCTTTTAACTGGAACTTTGATAGAGCTCTCAAACATGTCAAAACAAAACGTAGTTGCATTAAGCCTAACAATAACTTTCTAAACCAACTCGAGACTTACCAAGGTATACTCGATGCGATGAAGAATAAAGAGAAATTACAAAGGTCTAAGTCAGAAACTAATCTTAAATCACCGAAAAGTGCGTCAAAACTAGAGAATAAGATAACAGACCCAACGCCGCTAGCCCTAGCGTTGACCGGCTCGTACTCCGGGCGCCCGAGATCATGGTCTCCAGACACTAAGCTAGCTTCGGAACTGTTGCCACCCACCTCGGTGTCGTTAGAGAACTTGGCTTCAGAAACTCGGCACATGTTGATGCCCTGCGCCAGCGGTAGTTATAGCGTATCTCCTAATCAAATTATGAGACTAAAAGAGGACGGCGCCCCTTCCGTTAAACATATTGTTAATGAAATAGAAAATGCGGCCTCGAGTGATAGAAAGGACATTCCCCGAAGGCAGCAGCGCTTAAACTTTACAAATTTCATCGACAGTTTATCAATAAGTAATATGGGAGACGCGGGAGCGAAACGGCAGTCGGGTCCCTCGAGAAGTGCAACGCAAAAGTATCCCGAAACAGATAtcgaaacaaacaaaataaacactTGGGATCCCGGGGAGGTGCCGGGGTTCATAGGTGAAGACATCCAGAGCGCCGACGATAGTGACAATATAGTGAAGAGTGACAGTGGGATGATGGACGTGAAACTGAGATCGGGGGACGTCCCGGTCGGCTCCGCGGAGCGCACCCACGACGGGTCGCCCGGCCGCCAGGGCTCGTGGAGCTCCGGGCCCGAGCTCTGGCGGCGGGCCTCGGGGGGCTCCCGCCACTCGCGGACGGCGCACTCGTCGGGGGTGATCCGCGACGAAACCGAAAGGCCCAAGGAACGTCCGGAGGAACGCGAGCGGCCCGCGGACCCGCCCGGACAGAAGGCCTCCGATCTCAGCATAATAAGTGAACACACGGAGCCCCGCCCCCCGCGCCCGCCCGGCGACATCTCGGCTAACGAACGCAGATTCAATGAAACATGTGCCATACTGAAGGAGTTAGCGAGCGCCACGGCGCGGATGGAGCGCGCGCGCGACTCCGGCGCCTCCACGTGGGGCGGCCGGCTGGCGGCCAGCGCGCCCGCCGGCACGGGGCTGCGGGCCGCGCCGCGCCGCAGGCGGGCCGCCGGCTCGCTGGGGGACCTGCCGCGCGCCGCCGGCCTCGTCAGCAACCTCAAGAAGGAGTTCGAGGCGCGCTGCGACCGGCCCCTGCGCTGCGACCAGCCCGGCCGCTGCGACCAGCCCGTGCGCTGCGATCAGCCCGGCCGCTGCGACCAGCCCGTGCGCTGCGACCAGCCCGTGCGCTGCGATCAGCCCGGCCGCTGCGACCAGCCCGTGCGCTGCGACCAGCCCGTGCGGTGCGACCAGCCCGGCCGCGCGCGCTCCGAGTCGTGCGAGAGCCGCCCGAGGGCGGCGCACGACGCCCGCTCCAAGAAGTGTAAGCTGGCGCCGCCCCCCGCGCGCGCGCTCTGCGGCGTGTCGGGTGAGCGGCCGGCGGCGCCGCTGGACTATGGCGACCTCGTAGTATCAACTGTGATGTCTAAAGCtcaaagcaaaaaaaaacaattgcagCACGGTAAGACGCATCCGTTGACGAGGCTCAACCTGAACCGGTCAAACAATAGATGTTCGAATCCTGTGTATAATACTATGTAG
- the LOC126966917 gene encoding protein phosphatase Slingshot isoform X1, which produces MALVTIRRTPSVQSPRKTDEEEKSSDVTEEDVGNQSTKSLNECYFANKGAALVLARGCVERRRSPARVPPQPDIHHHLQAMFYLVRPEDTLKMAVKLESAHSGRTRYLVVVCRGDEAALLGIDCNERTSVGLVRRVLADTSIKLDGDGGFSVCVCNQQHIFKPVSVQAMWSALQTLHRASARARELNHFAGGSSHGWCGFYESRVDSDRSCLNEWHAMDSIESRRPPSPDSLRHKPMERGETERIIRCTLKEIMMSVDLDEVTSKGIRSRLEDELDMDLGEYKSFLDQEMITILGQMDAPTEIFDHVYLGSEWNASNLEELQKNGVRHILNVTREIDNFFPGMFDYLNIRVYDDDKTDLLKHWDNTFKYISKARNEGSKVLVHCKMGISRSASVVIAYAMKAFNWNFDRALKHVKTKRSCIKPNNNFLNQLETYQGILDAMKNKEKLQRSKSETNLKSPKSASKLENKITDPTPLALALTGSYSGRPRSWSPDTKLASELLPPTSVSLENLASETRHMLMPCASGSYSVSPNQIMRLKEDGAPSVKHIVNEIENAASSDRKDIPRRQQRLNFTNFIDSLSISNMGDAGAKRQSGPSRSATQKYPETDIETNKINTWDPGEVPGFIGEDIQSADDSDNIVKSDSGMMDVKLRSGDVPVGSAERTHDGSPGRQGSWSSGPELWRRASGGSRHSRTAHSSGVIRDETERPKERPEERERPADPPGQKASDLSIISEHTEPRPPRPPGDISANERRFNETCAILKELASATARMERARDSGASTWGGRLAASAPAGTGLRAAPRRRRAAGSLGDLPRAAGLVSNLKKEFEARCDRPLRCDQPGRCDQPVRCDQPGRCDQPVRCDQPVRCDQPGRCDQPVRCDQPVRCDQPGRARSESCESRPRAAHDARSKKCKLAPPPARALCGVSGERPAAPLDYGDLVVSTVMSKAQSKKKQLQHGKTHPLTRLNLNRSNNRCSNPVYNTM; this is translated from the exons GCGGTGAAATTGGAGAGCGCTCACAGCGGGCGTACGCGCTACCTGGTGGTTGTGTGCCGCGGGGATGAGGCGGCTCTACTCGGTATCGACTGCAACGAGCGTACCTCCGTGGGGCTGGTGCGACGCGTGCTGGCAGACACCTCCATCAAGCTGGACGGGGACGG GGGTTTTAGCGTATGTGTGTGCAACCAACAACACATATTTAAACCGGTGTCGGTGCAAGCTATGTG GTCTGCGCTACAAACCCTGCACCGCGCCAGTGCCAGGGCGCGGGAGCTGAACCACTTCGCCGGCGGCAGCTCGCACGGCTGGTGCGGCTTCTACGAGAGCCGCGTGGACTCGGACCGCTCCTGCCTCAACGAGTGGCACGCCATGGACTCCATCGAGTCCCGGCGACCGCCTTCGCCGGACTCGCTGAGGCATAA ACCCATGGAACGAGGTGAAACAGAGCGCATAATTAGATGTACCCTGAAGGAAATAATGATGAGCGTGGATCTCGATGAAGTGACAAGCAAAGGCATCCGAAGTCGGCTAGAAGATGAACTGGATATGGACTTGGGAGAGTACAAGTCTTTTTTAGACCAGGAGATGATAACAATACTTGGACAAATGGATGCACCCACAGAGATATTTGATCACGTCTACCTAGGCTCCGAATGGAATGCCAGCAATTTAGAAGAACTGCAGAAAAATGG AGTTCGGCATATATTGAATGTTACAAGAGAAATAGATAATTTTTTTCCCGGCATGTTTGACTATCTAAACATACGAGTGTATGATGACGATAAGACTGACCTTTTAAAACATTGGGATAAcacgtttaaatatataagtaaggCCAGGAATGAGGGATCCAAAGTATTAGTTCATTGTAAAATGGGCATCAGTCGATCCGCGTCCGTGGTCATCGCTTATGCCATGAAGGCTTTTAACTGGAACTTTGATAGAGCTCTCAAACATGTCAAAACAAAACGTAGTTGCATTAAGCCTAACAATAACTTTCTAAACCAACTCGAGACTTACCAAGGTATACTCGATGCGATGAAGAATAAAGAGAAATTACAAAGGTCTAAGTCAGAAACTAATCTTAAATCACCGAAAAGTGCGTCAAAACTAGAGAATAAGATAACAGACCCAACGCCGCTAGCCCTAGCGTTGACCGGCTCGTACTCCGGGCGCCCGAGATCATGGTCTCCAGACACTAAGCTAGCTTCGGAACTGTTGCCACCCACCTCGGTGTCGTTAGAGAACTTGGCTTCAGAAACTCGGCACATGTTGATGCCCTGCGCCAGCGGTAGTTATAGCGTATCTCCTAATCAAATTATGAGACTAAAAGAGGACGGCGCCCCTTCCGTTAAACATATTGTTAATGAAATAGAAAATGCGGCCTCGAGTGATAGAAAGGACATTCCCCGAAGGCAGCAGCGCTTAAACTTTACAAATTTCATCGACAGTTTATCAATAAGTAATATGGGAGACGCGGGAGCGAAACGGCAGTCGGGTCCCTCGAGAAGTGCAACGCAAAAGTATCCCGAAACAGATAtcgaaacaaacaaaataaacactTGGGATCCCGGGGAGGTGCCGGGGTTCATAGGTGAAGACATCCAGAGCGCCGACGATAGTGACAATATAGTGAAGAGTGACAGTGGGATGATGGACGTGAAACTGAGATCGGGGGACGTCCCGGTCGGCTCCGCGGAGCGCACCCACGACGGGTCGCCCGGCCGCCAGGGCTCGTGGAGCTCCGGGCCCGAGCTCTGGCGGCGGGCCTCGGGGGGCTCCCGCCACTCGCGGACGGCGCACTCGTCGGGGGTGATCCGCGACGAAACCGAAAGGCCCAAGGAACGTCCGGAGGAACGCGAGCGGCCCGCGGACCCGCCCGGACAGAAGGCCTCCGATCTCAGCATAATAAGTGAACACACGGAGCCCCGCCCCCCGCGCCCGCCCGGCGACATCTCGGCTAACGAACGCAGATTCAATGAAACATGTGCCATACTGAAGGAGTTAGCGAGCGCCACGGCGCGGATGGAGCGCGCGCGCGACTCCGGCGCCTCCACGTGGGGCGGCCGGCTGGCGGCCAGCGCGCCCGCCGGCACGGGGCTGCGGGCCGCGCCGCGCCGCAGGCGGGCCGCCGGCTCGCTGGGGGACCTGCCGCGCGCCGCCGGCCTCGTCAGCAACCTCAAGAAGGAGTTCGAGGCGCGCTGCGACCGGCCCCTGCGCTGCGACCAGCCCGGCCGCTGCGACCAGCCCGTGCGCTGCGATCAGCCCGGCCGCTGCGACCAGCCCGTGCGCTGCGACCAGCCCGTGCGCTGCGATCAGCCCGGCCGCTGCGACCAGCCCGTGCGCTGCGACCAGCCCGTGCGGTGCGACCAGCCCGGCCGCGCGCGCTCCGAGTCGTGCGAGAGCCGCCCGAGGGCGGCGCACGACGCCCGCTCCAAGAAGTGTAAGCTGGCGCCGCCCCCCGCGCGCGCGCTCTGCGGCGTGTCGGGTGAGCGGCCGGCGGCGCCGCTGGACTATGGCGACCTCGTAGTATCAACTGTGATGTCTAAAGCtcaaagcaaaaaaaaacaattgcagCACGGTAAGACGCATCCGTTGACGAGGCTCAACCTGAACCGGTCAAACAATAGATGTTCGAATCCTGTGTATAATACTATGTAG